From Candidatus Protochlamydia phocaeensis, one genomic window encodes:
- a CDS encoding NUDIX hydrolase: MSNQPFPLPVIEESRLVFEESLIKIRRDMLRKGQQPPYRYYSLLTRPFAVVILATTPEESYVLIEEYRHPTGKILLGCPGGYIDEGEDPLESAAREFEEETGYRADSFELIGSAFPYAGVSAQKTFYIKAKNAVLHSKPKLEPSEVIQTRLLSAEQLNRTIEEGIELDGTLCTALFFHARRYILTTP, translated from the coding sequence ATGAGTAATCAACCTTTCCCCTTACCCGTTATTGAAGAAAGCCGCCTGGTCTTTGAGGAATCTTTAATTAAGATCCGGCGAGATATGTTGCGCAAGGGTCAACAGCCTCCTTACCGCTATTATTCTTTGCTCACCCGCCCTTTCGCTGTTGTCATCTTGGCAACGACTCCGGAAGAATCCTATGTGCTCATTGAAGAATACCGCCATCCGACAGGAAAGATTTTATTGGGATGTCCAGGAGGTTACATCGATGAAGGAGAAGATCCGCTAGAGTCCGCTGCCCGGGAATTTGAAGAAGAGACAGGCTATCGAGCTGATTCATTTGAGCTGATAGGAAGCGCTTTCCCCTATGCGGGAGTCAGTGCGCAAAAAACATTTTATATCAAAGCAAAAAATGCCGTCCTTCATTCGAAGCCCAAGCTTGAACCTTCAGAAGTCATTCAAACACGCCTTTTATCTGCTGAACAGCTGAATCGGACCATTGAAGAAGGCATAGAATTAGACGGCACGCTTTGCACGGCCCTTTTTTTCCATGCCCGCCGCTATATTCTTACCACTCCTTAA
- the pknD gene encoding serine/threonine-protein kinase PknD has product MQNQPNPISFTCAFCKQSCTLSLAHPPAFCPFCGKPQNDLELPFTPTQTDSYKIVKSIGKGGMGEVFLAYDTSCNRNIALKRIRTDLLDHPQIRHRFLKEAHITCQLTHPAIIPIYTIQSEQAYYTMPFVEGETLKQIIRKTRQQEKKGEKLDHIGGSIPALMRIFLTICQAVAYAHSKGVIHRDLKPENIIVGKYGEVLILDWGLAKFLNGASEEELPGNHPPSLKRQANITRMGKVVGTIAYMAPERALGQPATIQTDIYSLGVILYQLLTLQSPFKRGTLEEFRKNLNKEEWIDPVLAAPYRDVPRMLARFTEKCLSRNLQERYQSVDDLIRDLENYIEGRSEWFQLAQLDIKQKKDWEFQENILIAEHIAITRVTEEAEWVSLMISQQSFPGNIKVEADVCIGEHGHGIGFLISIPEASERTYLNEGYCLWLGCDNNRSTKLLRSNVEVVHAPDIFLKRQQWHRIRIEKIEETIHFYINDALQFSYIAHIPLTGTHIGMLSRDADFDISPLQVSVGNLNIMVNCLAVPDAFLAHRDYPQALSEYRRIAYLFPDRAEGREAIFRSGLTLLEQAQTAADKNALLDQALQEFERLHHTPGAPFEYLGKSLVYQALGDNEEEIKCFELAYRRYPKHPLMPVLQEQIISRLHEVSRQQRIATYRFTLLSVRHLPASAIDTHTRRLFTSLQKHWEILPFIDETSSKQHMHSSMRLAIPLAFWLAKPYTLGEIIQELLQGDLSFLPELGNALFCLLELGAWKYAQEKFEEVRSHLSVSPALNWTWLEGTFACHVYSLEETFKHFYQRPLTRIEPHELRSILYFMDHALDQFQTEWVHACTPVLEQCELSFDSQLRLNCKRIWAYLLEKNWQSAGEIIYVYPVELLNQDSTLLHFLYGCWLQGTEGKEMAHIHFTGLLPVSYPRTWTLASHFLIENLPENWLDKAFLWEKRQLYRQLILYYHCSGEEDKKLHFLKLYQQQFISIDE; this is encoded by the coding sequence ATGCAGAATCAGCCTAATCCCATTTCTTTTACTTGTGCATTTTGTAAACAAAGCTGCACCCTCTCTCTGGCGCATCCTCCAGCTTTTTGTCCTTTTTGCGGAAAACCGCAAAATGACTTGGAACTTCCTTTTACCCCTACACAGACTGATAGTTATAAAATTGTTAAAAGCATTGGCAAAGGCGGGATGGGAGAAGTCTTTTTAGCCTATGATACCTCTTGCAACCGCAACATTGCCTTAAAAAGAATTCGAACAGATCTGCTGGATCATCCTCAGATCCGCCATCGCTTTTTGAAAGAGGCCCATATTACGTGCCAGCTCACTCACCCGGCTATTATTCCCATTTATACCATCCAATCCGAACAGGCTTATTATACAATGCCCTTCGTAGAAGGCGAGACGCTCAAGCAGATCATCCGCAAGACCCGCCAGCAGGAGAAAAAGGGAGAAAAGTTGGATCACATTGGAGGCTCCATCCCCGCTTTAATGCGCATCTTCCTCACCATTTGCCAAGCCGTCGCTTATGCGCACTCCAAAGGCGTCATCCATCGTGATTTAAAGCCCGAGAACATCATTGTTGGAAAATATGGCGAAGTATTGATTTTAGACTGGGGATTGGCCAAATTCCTGAATGGCGCATCTGAAGAAGAGCTACCCGGCAACCACCCTCCTTCTTTAAAAAGGCAGGCCAACATTACACGAATGGGAAAAGTGGTGGGCACGATTGCCTATATGGCGCCCGAGCGGGCCCTTGGCCAACCGGCAACCATTCAAACAGATATTTATTCTTTAGGCGTTATCCTCTACCAGCTCCTGACTTTGCAAAGCCCATTTAAAAGAGGAACGCTGGAAGAGTTTAGGAAAAATCTGAACAAAGAAGAATGGATCGATCCTGTCCTTGCCGCTCCCTACCGGGACGTTCCGCGGATGCTGGCCCGCTTCACCGAGAAATGCCTGTCTCGCAATCTGCAAGAACGCTATCAATCGGTCGATGATTTGATTAGAGATTTAGAAAACTATATCGAAGGACGGTCCGAGTGGTTCCAACTCGCTCAACTGGATATTAAGCAAAAAAAAGACTGGGAATTCCAAGAGAACATCCTCATTGCCGAACATATCGCCATCACAAGAGTCACGGAAGAGGCAGAATGGGTCAGCTTGATGATCTCCCAGCAGTCCTTTCCGGGCAACATAAAGGTCGAAGCCGATGTATGCATAGGCGAACACGGCCACGGCATTGGATTTTTAATCAGTATTCCAGAGGCCAGCGAACGGACTTACCTCAACGAAGGCTATTGCCTCTGGCTGGGATGCGATAATAATCGTTCCACAAAACTTCTGCGATCCAATGTCGAAGTCGTCCATGCTCCCGACATTTTCTTAAAGCGACAACAATGGCACCGCATCCGGATTGAAAAAATTGAAGAGACAATCCATTTTTATATTAATGATGCCCTTCAATTTTCTTATATTGCCCATATTCCCCTTACCGGCACCCATATCGGCATGCTGTCGCGCGATGCCGATTTTGATATCAGCCCCTTGCAGGTCTCAGTTGGGAACTTGAACATCATGGTCAATTGCTTGGCCGTACCAGACGCGTTCTTGGCCCATCGGGATTATCCGCAAGCGCTAAGCGAGTACCGCCGCATCGCCTACCTGTTTCCCGATCGCGCCGAAGGCCGTGAGGCCATTTTTCGTAGCGGCCTGACTTTGCTCGAGCAAGCCCAAACGGCAGCTGATAAGAATGCCTTGCTCGATCAGGCTTTGCAGGAATTCGAAAGGCTGCATCATACGCCCGGAGCCCCGTTTGAATACTTGGGCAAATCTTTGGTGTACCAGGCGCTCGGAGATAATGAAGAGGAAATTAAATGCTTCGAGCTAGCCTATCGGCGCTACCCCAAACACCCTTTAATGCCTGTCCTTCAAGAGCAGATTATTTCTCGCCTGCATGAAGTTTCACGCCAGCAACGCATTGCCACCTATCGCTTTACTCTTCTATCCGTCCGCCATCTCCCCGCTTCCGCCATTGACACCCATACACGCCGCTTATTTACAAGTTTGCAAAAGCACTGGGAGATCCTACCCTTTATCGATGAAACCTCTTCCAAGCAGCATATGCATTCCTCTATGCGGCTTGCCATTCCGTTGGCCTTTTGGCTGGCCAAGCCTTATACTTTAGGAGAAATTATTCAAGAATTGCTCCAAGGCGATCTCTCCTTTTTACCAGAGCTGGGAAATGCCCTTTTTTGCCTACTTGAACTGGGCGCTTGGAAATATGCGCAAGAAAAGTTTGAGGAGGTTCGCTCTCACTTATCCGTTTCGCCTGCCCTCAATTGGACATGGCTGGAAGGAACCTTTGCCTGCCATGTTTATTCCCTTGAGGAAACATTTAAACACTTTTATCAGCGCCCGTTGACACGAATCGAACCGCATGAGTTGCGCTCAATTCTCTATTTTATGGATCACGCATTGGATCAATTCCAGACCGAATGGGTCCATGCCTGCACACCGGTCTTGGAACAATGCGAACTCTCCTTTGATTCTCAGCTTCGGCTTAACTGTAAGCGTATCTGGGCCTATTTATTAGAAAAAAATTGGCAAAGCGCAGGCGAAATTATCTATGTTTATCCTGTCGAATTGCTCAATCAAGACTCTACCCTTCTACACTTTTTATATGGATGCTGGCTACAGGGGACAGAAGGGAAAGAGATGGCTCACATCCATTTTACCGGTTTGCTGCCCGTTTCCTATCCGCGCACGTGGACATTGGCCAGCCACTTCCTCATTGAAAATCTTCCAGAGAATTGGCTCGATAAGGCGTTTCTTTGGGAAAAAAGACAGCTTTACCGGCAATTAATTCTCTATTATCATTGTTCAGGAGAAGAGGATAAAAAACTCCATTTCTTAAAACTTTACCAACAACAATTTATTTCTATCGATGAGTAA